Proteins from a genomic interval of Chryseobacterium indologenes:
- the mfd gene encoding transcription-repair coupling factor has translation MQLKSINEKFLPDLMQKEFGKEIFTRLENNPHITVKGSAGSSISIFIAELFLVQKKNILYLVDDKEDALYANTEMEDLLGKEKVLYFPATHLEPYQVEKTQNANLVLRTEVLNKINSGRSPKVIVAYAGALSEKVLKKEDFKAISHHIKVGDQLDFDFVDELLNHYHFQQSDFVSEPGEFSVRGGIVDVFSYSHEKPYRITFFGNEVESIKTFDIETQLSVDKVKDFQLVSNMNFSVTGSRVSLLQLLSDESYVVSKNGMIGMQKIRTFYEKSLEKYETLSKDIAHRTPQELFISDQEFLFDYKKFKTIDFGNVAIEGLKELVEIKMDQLPQPSFHKNFELLIEDIEEKQKNGFDTWISFSTEKQKERLESIFEELEHELPFKSFKSELHEGFVDNGHKILVYTDHQIFDRYQRYKAKNTFAKSEQLTLKDLMSLKIGDYIAHIDHGIGKFMGLVKVNNDGKIQECFKLTYKNGDLLYVSIHSLHKISKYNGPEGREIVLSKLGSPTWKSLKQKTKAKVKQIAFDLIRLYAERKTAKGFAYTPDSYLQNELEASFIYEDTPDQEKATIDVKKDMEADTVMDRLVCGDVGFGKTEVAIRAAFKAATDGKQVAVLVPTTILAFQHYRSFKERLKDFPVNVAYVNRFRTAKQKSETLEALKNGKVDIIIGTHQLASSSVKFKDLGLLIIDEEHKFGVSVKDKLKTLKNNVDTLTLTATPIPRTLQFSLMAARDLSVIKTPPPNRQPVDTQLIDFNEETLRDAVSYELQRDGQVYFINNRIENLKDIAGLIQRLVPDARVITGHGQMEGKQLEKNVLDFMEGKYDVLVSTTIVESGVDVPNANTIFINDAQRFGMADLHQMRGRVGRSNRKAFCYLITPPYDMMTSDARKRLEAIEQFSDLGSGFQIAMKDLEIRGAGDLLGAEQSGFINEMGFETYQKLMQEALEELQDDADFESLFENEEDRQKLFKSVKDVNIDTDLELMLPDSYISNTEERLLLYQKLSEITNEKDLHQFELELIDRFGALPNEAVNLLKSVSLKWLAADIGFEKIVMKNGVFLGYFPGNPQDKFYQTDRFRHIISYLTKNPAEAQLKEKSGKEGNQLMMRKERLKNVDEVNVLLKAIIEHQ, from the coding sequence ATACTGAAATGGAGGATCTGCTTGGAAAAGAAAAAGTTCTCTACTTTCCGGCAACCCATCTTGAACCCTATCAGGTAGAAAAGACGCAAAATGCTAATTTGGTTTTAAGGACTGAAGTTCTCAATAAAATCAATTCCGGGAGATCTCCGAAAGTTATTGTTGCCTATGCAGGAGCGCTGTCTGAAAAAGTATTGAAGAAAGAAGATTTTAAGGCAATATCACATCATATTAAGGTGGGAGATCAGTTGGATTTTGATTTTGTTGATGAATTACTGAATCATTATCATTTTCAACAATCTGATTTTGTATCCGAACCCGGAGAATTTTCCGTAAGAGGAGGAATCGTAGACGTCTTCTCTTATTCCCATGAAAAACCTTACAGAATTACATTTTTTGGAAACGAAGTTGAAAGCATTAAAACCTTTGATATCGAAACACAGCTTTCCGTAGATAAGGTGAAGGATTTTCAGTTGGTCTCGAATATGAACTTTTCAGTGACGGGAAGCAGGGTTTCATTATTACAGCTGTTATCCGATGAAAGCTATGTGGTCTCTAAGAACGGGATGATCGGAATGCAGAAAATCAGAACATTCTATGAGAAGTCCCTTGAAAAGTATGAAACATTAAGTAAAGATATTGCCCACAGAACTCCCCAGGAACTTTTTATTTCAGATCAGGAATTCCTGTTTGATTACAAAAAATTCAAAACGATCGATTTTGGTAATGTTGCCATTGAGGGCTTAAAAGAACTTGTTGAAATTAAGATGGATCAGCTTCCACAGCCTTCTTTCCATAAAAATTTTGAACTTCTGATTGAAGATATCGAAGAAAAGCAGAAGAACGGGTTTGATACCTGGATTTCATTTTCCACAGAGAAACAAAAAGAAAGACTCGAATCGATCTTTGAAGAACTGGAACATGAGCTTCCTTTTAAAAGCTTTAAATCTGAACTACACGAAGGCTTCGTAGATAACGGGCATAAAATACTGGTATATACGGATCACCAGATCTTTGACCGGTATCAGAGGTATAAAGCAAAAAATACTTTTGCCAAATCAGAGCAACTTACTTTGAAAGACCTAATGTCTCTGAAGATCGGAGACTATATTGCTCACATCGATCATGGGATCGGGAAGTTTATGGGGCTGGTAAAAGTAAATAATGACGGCAAAATTCAGGAGTGTTTTAAGCTGACCTATAAAAACGGGGACTTATTATATGTAAGTATTCATTCATTGCATAAGATCTCAAAATACAATGGTCCGGAAGGACGGGAAATTGTACTGAGTAAACTTGGATCTCCTACCTGGAAATCTTTAAAACAAAAGACAAAAGCAAAAGTAAAACAGATTGCTTTTGACCTTATCAGACTCTATGCTGAAAGAAAGACCGCTAAAGGTTTTGCCTACACTCCGGATTCTTATCTGCAAAATGAGCTGGAAGCAAGCTTTATTTACGAAGATACTCCCGATCAGGAAAAGGCTACCATAGATGTGAAAAAAGATATGGAAGCAGATACCGTGATGGATAGACTGGTGTGTGGAGATGTAGGTTTTGGTAAAACGGAAGTTGCAATTCGGGCCGCTTTTAAAGCAGCAACAGACGGAAAGCAAGTAGCAGTATTGGTTCCTACGACCATTTTAGCATTTCAGCATTACAGAAGTTTTAAAGAAAGACTTAAAGACTTCCCTGTCAATGTTGCTTATGTAAACAGGTTCAGAACAGCTAAGCAAAAATCTGAAACATTAGAAGCCCTGAAAAACGGTAAGGTAGATATCATTATAGGAACCCATCAATTGGCCAGCAGCTCTGTCAAGTTTAAAGATCTGGGATTATTGATTATTGATGAGGAACATAAATTTGGGGTGTCTGTAAAGGATAAACTGAAAACCTTAAAAAATAATGTTGACACTCTTACGCTCACAGCAACACCTATACCTAGAACTCTGCAGTTTTCATTAATGGCCGCACGAGACCTGTCTGTGATCAAAACACCACCTCCCAACAGGCAACCTGTTGATACTCAATTGATCGATTTTAATGAAGAAACACTTCGTGATGCGGTTTCGTACGAGCTTCAGAGAGATGGGCAGGTGTATTTTATCAATAACAGAATTGAAAACCTTAAGGATATTGCGGGGCTCATCCAGAGATTAGTTCCTGATGCCAGGGTCATTACCGGACACGGTCAGATGGAAGGGAAACAACTGGAAAAGAATGTTCTGGATTTTATGGAAGGCAAATATGACGTTCTTGTATCTACCACAATTGTTGAAAGTGGGGTAGACGTTCCCAATGCCAACACGATATTCATCAATGATGCGCAAAGATTCGGTATGGCAGACCTTCATCAGATGAGAGGAAGAGTAGGGCGTAGCAACAGAAAAGCTTTTTGCTACCTGATCACACCTCCGTATGATATGATGACTTCTGATGCAAGAAAACGTCTGGAAGCTATTGAACAGTTTTCAGATTTAGGAAGTGGTTTCCAGATTGCAATGAAAGATCTTGAAATCCGTGGTGCCGGTGATTTGCTGGGCGCTGAGCAAAGTGGTTTTATCAATGAAATGGGCTTTGAAACCTATCAGAAACTGATGCAGGAAGCATTGGAAGAACTGCAAGACGACGCAGACTTTGAAAGCTTGTTTGAAAATGAAGAAGACAGGCAAAAATTATTCAAATCCGTAAAAGATGTCAATATTGATACTGATTTAGAATTGATGCTGCCGGATTCATATATTTCCAATACGGAAGAAAGGCTACTTCTCTATCAGAAGCTGTCAGAGATTACTAATGAAAAAGATCTTCATCAGTTTGAGCTTGAATTAATTGACCGTTTCGGGGCGTTACCCAACGAAGCTGTAAATCTCTTAAAAAGTGTTTCTTTAAAATGGCTGGCAGCCGATATCGGCTTTGAAAAAATTGTGATGAAAAACGGAGTCTTTCTAGGGTATTTCCCAGGCAATCCTCAGGATAAGTTCTATCAAACCGATAGATTCAGGCATATCATCAGTTATTTGACAAAAAACCCTGCAGAAGCACAGCTTAAAGAAAAATCCGGTAAAGAAGGCAATCAGCTGATGATGAGAAAGGAGAGACTTAAAAACGTTGATGAGGTCAATGTATTATTGAAAGCTATAATTGAACATCAATAA